A part of Terriglobia bacterium genomic DNA contains:
- the ccsB gene encoding c-type cytochrome biogenesis protein CcsB, which yields MSRAVARIEQHPASSNNGLLIGVALGMAFLTFMAFLSVVKQGNLFNESNLLYLALIFYGGASALYIGFGVTGVERYVKFASLATAIGFAANTLAAGHRWYIAGRPPFANIYEMLLSFVWTVAALTLLAERKYKVKVIGTVTMPLAVTGVILMQLLPSAVHPLVPALQSTWLQVHVTLAMLAYAACALSFALAMMFLIQDQMKTETFLATTSGIVTAIYLGIMTRFEKWGGLVVSAWDAQNKEEIFIQKGVRLMVTIPDLGWIFLLVLLASVVPLAIYAMAKWRKRENFLTVANRAVFISIALQVIALGGFILRTRGAAYASLDADGLFPTALAASPFILSGLITAIFASLLYLMLYWRRAGLERLLPSADALDRITYKTIGIAFPLLTAMIAVGAYWANQTWGSYWSWDPKETWAAITWLVYAGYLHMRITRGWRGRRAAYFAILGFAVVMFTFFGVTYLLPGLHAYA from the coding sequence ATGTCGCGTGCCGTGGCGAGAATTGAACAACATCCCGCGAGCTCCAACAACGGCTTGCTGATCGGCGTCGCGCTGGGGATGGCGTTTCTGACATTCATGGCGTTTCTGAGCGTGGTGAAGCAGGGCAATCTGTTCAACGAGAGCAACCTGCTCTACCTGGCGCTGATTTTCTACGGCGGCGCCTCGGCGCTGTACATCGGCTTCGGCGTCACCGGGGTGGAGCGCTACGTCAAATTCGCTTCCCTCGCGACCGCGATCGGTTTCGCCGCCAACACGCTGGCCGCCGGACACCGCTGGTACATTGCGGGACGTCCGCCCTTCGCCAATATCTACGAGATGCTGCTGAGCTTTGTGTGGACCGTAGCCGCGCTCACGCTGCTCGCCGAGCGCAAGTACAAAGTGAAGGTGATCGGCACGGTCACGATGCCGCTGGCGGTCACCGGAGTCATCCTGATGCAGCTTTTGCCCTCGGCGGTGCACCCGCTGGTTCCGGCGCTGCAATCCACCTGGCTGCAGGTGCACGTCACGCTGGCGATGCTGGCCTACGCCGCCTGCGCGCTCAGCTTCGCATTGGCCATGATGTTCCTTATCCAAGACCAGATGAAGACCGAAACTTTCCTCGCTACCACCAGCGGAATTGTTACGGCAATTTATCTCGGCATCATGACGCGATTCGAAAAGTGGGGCGGACTGGTCGTTTCCGCCTGGGATGCGCAGAACAAGGAAGAAATCTTCATCCAGAAGGGCGTGCGGTTGATGGTCACCATCCCCGACCTGGGCTGGATCTTCCTGCTGGTGCTGCTCGCCTCGGTGGTACCGCTGGCGATTTACGCCATGGCTAAGTGGAGGAAGCGGGAAAACTTTCTGACCGTGGCTAACCGCGCGGTGTTCATCAGCATTGCGCTGCAGGTAATCGCGCTCGGCGGGTTCATTCTGCGCACGCGCGGCGCGGCCTATGCCTCCCTTGACGCCGACGGCTTGTTCCCCACCGCGCTGGCCGCCAGCCCGTTTATTCTTTCCGGGCTGATCACCGCGATCTTCGCATCGCTACTCTACCTGATGCTTTATTGGCGGCGCGCCGGCCTGGAGCGCCTGCTGCCCAGCGCCGACGCGCTCGACCGCATCACCTACAAAACGATCGGCATCGCCTTCCCGCTGCTGACCGCGATGATCGCCGTCGGCGCCTACTGGGCCAACCAGACTTGGGGTTCGTACTGGAGCTGGGACCCGAAGGAAACCTGGGCGGCAATCACCTGGCTGGTGTACGCCGGCTATCTGCACATGCGCATTACCCGCGGCTGGCGCGGGCGCCGTGCGGCGTACTTCGCGATCCTGGGCTTCGCGGTCGTGATGTTCACCTTCTTCGGCGTCACCTACCTGCTGCCGGGCTTGCACGCGTACGCATAG
- a CDS encoding cytochrome c biogenesis protein ResB, whose product MAAKSSVGNRIFRAFASVKTGIILLIILGVVAAAGTLILQRPMTDADQMARAYAPQTLRWLDQTGLTDVYHSWWFALLMAVLGVSIVFASIDRFPKAWRLVSRPYRRPEPHFRAVLPMQRSLAISHAEAGIIAAEKAFRNAGLKPQRTVENNQTAIYAEKNRWSPLAVYVVHTSLLLILAGGIVDAFLGYKGYLMLTPGQSASKLEQPNGVTRPLPFTLRCDGTGQENYPDGTPKKWWSKLTVIDKGREVLRKEIVVNDPLVTHGIRFYQSGYGQTGEVESLLLNATAKGETRQITLRLNQAAQLDADTKVALADFIPDFVMRDGQVYARSKDPVNPAIRLVITNTATQAKSEVWLFPAMHQQSGSSPYQFEFADMQMAAYTGLQVSHEPGQWLVWAGCLLMAVGLVMAFYLVHQRFWAIAVETKNGLALWVGAAADKNREHYQESFTKLVEDIRAELDRQDEQESVPAGKRLVQA is encoded by the coding sequence ATGGCTGCCAAGTCCAGTGTGGGAAACCGCATATTCCGAGCCTTTGCCTCCGTCAAGACGGGAATCATTCTGCTCATCATCCTGGGAGTGGTCGCCGCGGCTGGCACTTTGATTCTGCAGCGGCCCATGACCGATGCCGACCAGATGGCCCGCGCCTACGCGCCGCAAACCCTGCGCTGGCTTGACCAAACCGGCCTGACGGACGTGTATCACAGTTGGTGGTTCGCGCTGCTGATGGCGGTGCTGGGTGTCAGCATCGTGTTCGCCTCCATCGACCGTTTCCCGAAAGCGTGGCGGCTGGTGTCGCGTCCGTATCGCCGCCCCGAACCGCATTTCCGCGCCGTGCTACCCATGCAGCGGAGTCTGGCGATCAGCCATGCGGAAGCTGGCATTATCGCGGCGGAGAAAGCATTCCGCAACGCCGGGCTCAAGCCACAACGCACCGTCGAAAACAACCAGACCGCCATCTACGCCGAGAAGAACCGCTGGTCACCGCTTGCGGTTTACGTGGTGCATACCAGCCTGCTGCTGATCCTGGCGGGCGGCATCGTCGACGCCTTCCTCGGCTACAAGGGCTATCTGATGCTCACGCCCGGCCAGAGCGCCTCGAAACTGGAGCAACCGAACGGCGTCACGCGCCCGCTGCCCTTCACTCTGCGCTGCGACGGCACCGGTCAGGAAAATTATCCCGACGGCACGCCCAAGAAGTGGTGGTCGAAGCTCACTGTCATCGACAAGGGCCGCGAGGTTCTGCGCAAGGAGATCGTGGTCAACGATCCGCTGGTCACGCACGGTATCCGCTTTTATCAATCGGGCTACGGGCAGACGGGCGAAGTCGAGTCGCTGCTGCTCAACGCCACTGCCAAAGGCGAAACCAGGCAGATCACGCTGCGTCTCAACCAGGCGGCGCAACTCGATGCCGATACCAAGGTCGCGCTGGCCGATTTCATTCCCGACTTCGTAATGCGCGACGGCCAGGTCTACGCCCGCTCGAAGGACCCGGTGAATCCGGCGATCCGGCTGGTCATCACCAACACGGCGACGCAGGCGAAGAGTGAAGTCTGGCTGTTCCCGGCCATGCACCAGCAGAGCGGCAGCTCGCCCTACCAGTTCGAATTTGCCGACATGCAGATGGCCGCCTACACCGGCCTGCAAGTCTCGCACGAGCCCGGCCAGTGGCTGGTGTGGGCCGGATGCTTGTTGATGGCCGTCGGCTTGGTCATGGCGTTCTACCTGGTGCATCAGCGCTTTTGGGCGATCGCGGTCGAAACCAAGAACGGCCTGGCACTGTGGGTCGGCGCCGCCGCCGACAAAAACCGTGAACACTACCAGGAGAGCTTCACCAAGTTAGTGGAAGACATTCGCGCCGAACTAGACAGGCAGGACGAACAGGAGAGCGTCCCCGCCGGCAAACGACTGGTTCAGGCGTAG